TAACGAGAGCGATAATAAAAATCAGAAGCGTTAAATACAGAATACTGCCAGGAGACATTGGATATATAAGGTTTACAATGTTCCAGAGAACTTCTGTGGATGAGTTCAAAAAAGCCCTTGAAGCGCTGGAAAAGGATAAGAACTTAAAAGGAATTATCGTTGACGTCAGGAACAATCCAGGAGGGCTTTTAGATTCTGCCGTAGCAATCAGCGATTACTTCCTGCCAAAAGGTGCGCTCATCGTCTATACGAAGGGAAGAATTCCCGAAAGCATTAAAAAATATTACTCTACCCACAAACCCATTGTTCCTCTCAACGTTCCCGTTGTTATGCTTGTTAACGGAGGAACTGCCAGTGCCGCCGAAATCCTCACAGGTGCCTTGAGATACAACGACAGAGCAATAGTTGTAGGAGAAAAAACGTTCGGTAAAGGCTCCGTTCAAACGCTCTATCCGTTAGATATGGGCTACGCCATAAAGATAACAACCGCTAAGTACTACATGCCAAATCACAAGTGCATTGACGGCAAAGGAATAGAACCGGATATAGTAGTTAAACTCTCAAAAAGCGACATAGAAACCCTTAAAAAAGAATTCAAAGAGATTGAAGAACACCCTGAGAAAACAGAAGAGATTAGAAAGGAAAGGGAAAAACGTTTAGATGCCCAGATAAAGAGAGCGATAGAAGTCATCAAAGAGTTTCATCTTATTCAGCAGATGATGAAAGCGGAGGCTAAAAAGGCTGCGTAACGTTTACACTATACATGGATGGAGT
The sequence above is drawn from the Desulfurobacterium pacificum genome and encodes:
- a CDS encoding S41 family peptidase is translated as MKRGIKLTVFFILTSVFLFSLAKVSLSASVNLKASSPTELDYVRLFTEAYQLVKEKYVDPVTPKKLFEGAIQGMLSKLDPHCTLFTPDKLKEFEVETTGEFGGLGIQITKTKDGKLLIIAPIEDTPAYRAGIKPGDIIVKINNKEVTPDMTLMDAVKLMRGKPGTKITIWIWRKGWSEPKPFTITRAIIKIRSVKYRILPGDIGYIRFTMFQRTSVDEFKKALEALEKDKNLKGIIVDVRNNPGGLLDSAVAISDYFLPKGALIVYTKGRIPESIKKYYSTHKPIVPLNVPVVMLVNGGTASAAEILTGALRYNDRAIVVGEKTFGKGSVQTLYPLDMGYAIKITTAKYYMPNHKCIDGKGIEPDIVVKLSKSDIETLKKEFKEIEEHPEKTEEIRKEREKRLDAQIKRAIEVIKEFHLIQQMMKAEAKKAA